From one Notolabrus celidotus isolate fNotCel1 chromosome 24, fNotCel1.pri, whole genome shotgun sequence genomic stretch:
- the s100b gene encoding protein S100-B: MSTMTDLETSMATIIAVFQKYSEREGDKHKLKKSELKDLLHDELPELMAHVKDQGTLDSLMESLDSDGDAECDFQEFMTFISVVTVCCHEFFAHEDE, from the exons ATGAGCACGATGACCGACCTGGAGACCTCGATGGCGACCATCATTGCCGTCTTTCAGAAGTACTCGGAGCGAGAAGGAGACAAACACAAGCTGAAGAAGAGCGAGCTGAAGGATCTGCTGCACGACGAGCTACCGGAGCTGATGGCG CATGTGAAAGACCAGGGCACCCTGGACAGCCTGATGGAGAGCCTGGACTCGGACGGAGACGCCGAGTGTGACTTCCAGGAGTTCATGACATTCATCTCTGTGGTTACCGTCTGTTGCCACGAGTTCTTCGCGCACGAGGACGAGTAA
- the LOC117808415 gene encoding small cell adhesion glycoprotein homolog, whose product MDPRTPAPLGWTPAPSSTPGIFTNIVTKGPNTADADFAVLIGGVVSAVLLLLICMIAVLLWCLTRQKGSYVTNEMDEDEDVDEDEESVGSDVALQSKEPLRAKEEE is encoded by the exons ATGGATCCCAGGACTCCTGCCCCTCTAGGTTGGACTCCAGCTCCATCTTCCACTCCTGGAATCTTTACCAACATCGTGACGAAGG GCCCAAACACCGCCGATGCAGACTTTGCAGTTTTAATCGGAG gTGTCGTCTccgctgtgctgctgctgctcatctgCATGATCGCCGTGCTTCTGTGGTGTCTGACCAGACAGAAGGGCTCGTACGTCACCAACGAGATGGACGAGGACGAGGACGTGGACGAGGACGAGGAGTCTGTCGGCTCTGACGTGGCGCTCCAAAGCAAGGAACCTCTGAGggccaaagaagaagaatga